One genomic window of Ottowia oryzae includes the following:
- the mutS gene encoding DNA mismatch repair protein MutS → MMQQYLRLKADFPDTLLFYRMGDFYEMFYADAERAAGLLDITLTTRGQSAGQPIPMAGVPFHSVDGYLARLIKLGESVAICEQVGDVATSKGPVERKVVRVVTPGTLTDSELLSDKSESLLLAVYPGARQRIGLAWLAVTQGQVHLAECAADELPSWLERIGASEVLVPVEAGDAFARRVGAVRGAGRASTLTHRPGFQFDAALGRRKLLEQLQTASLAAWNAEDAPLAHAAAAALLAYAEHTQGRALPHVRGLQVERAGELIELPVATRRNLELTQTLRGEEAPTLFSLLDTCMTGMGSRLLKTWLLEPRRDRAQATDRLGAIAALREGGLATRVRAQLKGTSDVERITARLALAQVRPRELVALRQTLQKQELPALIQRAPDAYLTQICTELAPPVDAAALLQAALLEEPAAMVRDGGVIAPGLDAELDELRAIAENCDAFLVELEARERARTGIANLRVQFNRVHGFYIEVTQGQAAKVPDDYRRRQTLKNAERFITPELKAFEDKALSAQERALAREKWLYEQLLAQLQPHVPALTRFGRALASLDTLAALAERSLTLEWHAPEFVREPCIDIRGGRHPVVEARLQETMGAPFIPNDTALGPKARMQIITGPNMGGKSTYMRQVALIALLASVGSYVPAASCRLGPLDAIHTRIGAADDLANAQSTFMLEMTEAAQILHSATSQSLVLMDEIGRGTSTFDGLALASGIAAYLHDRTQAFTLFATHYFELTEFPATHHAAFNVHVSAADTAERGGHDIVFLHELQPGPASRSYGIQVAKLAGVPAAVVNHARHALARLEAGAQQAQRQVDLFTPPPAEDTAREPSAVESALTGIDPDALTPRDALDTLYRLKKLASAG, encoded by the coding sequence ATGATGCAGCAGTACCTGCGTCTGAAGGCGGACTTCCCCGACACGCTGCTCTTCTACCGCATGGGCGATTTCTACGAGATGTTCTATGCCGACGCCGAGCGCGCCGCCGGCCTGCTGGACATCACGCTGACCACGCGCGGGCAATCGGCCGGCCAGCCCATACCGATGGCAGGGGTGCCCTTTCATTCGGTCGATGGCTACCTGGCCCGGCTGATCAAGCTGGGCGAATCCGTTGCCATTTGCGAGCAAGTGGGCGACGTGGCCACCAGCAAGGGGCCGGTGGAGCGCAAGGTGGTGCGCGTGGTGACCCCCGGCACGCTGACCGACAGCGAACTGCTGTCCGACAAAAGCGAATCGCTGCTGCTGGCCGTTTATCCGGGTGCCCGCCAGCGCATCGGCCTGGCGTGGCTGGCGGTCACGCAGGGGCAGGTGCACCTGGCCGAATGCGCCGCCGACGAACTGCCGAGCTGGCTGGAACGCATCGGCGCCAGCGAGGTGCTGGTGCCGGTGGAAGCGGGCGACGCCTTTGCGCGACGGGTGGGCGCGGTGCGCGGGGCCGGGCGTGCAAGCACTCTTACGCACCGGCCGGGCTTTCAGTTTGATGCGGCGCTGGGCCGCCGCAAGCTTTTGGAGCAGCTGCAAACCGCCAGCCTGGCCGCCTGGAACGCCGAAGACGCCCCCCTGGCCCACGCCGCGGCCGCCGCGCTGCTGGCGTACGCGGAACACACGCAGGGCCGCGCCCTGCCCCACGTGCGCGGCCTGCAGGTAGAGCGCGCAGGCGAGCTGATCGAGCTGCCCGTGGCCACCCGCCGCAATCTGGAGCTGACGCAAACCCTGCGCGGTGAAGAAGCGCCCACGCTGTTCTCGCTGCTGGACACCTGCATGACGGGCATGGGCAGCAGGCTGCTGAAGACCTGGCTGCTGGAGCCGCGCCGCGACCGCGCGCAAGCCACCGACCGCCTGGGCGCGATCGCGGCCCTGCGCGAAGGCGGCCTGGCCACGCGCGTGCGTGCACAGCTCAAGGGCACGAGCGATGTGGAGCGCATCACCGCGCGCCTGGCGCTGGCCCAGGTGCGCCCGCGCGAGCTGGTCGCGCTGCGCCAGACGCTACAAAAACAAGAGCTGCCGGCGCTCATCCAGAGAGCGCCAGACGCCTATTTGACTCAGATCTGCACCGAGCTGGCCCCGCCCGTTGACGCCGCCGCCCTTTTGCAGGCCGCGCTGCTGGAAGAGCCCGCCGCGATGGTGCGCGACGGCGGTGTGATCGCCCCGGGGCTGGACGCCGAACTGGACGAGCTGCGCGCCATTGCTGAGAACTGCGACGCTTTCCTGGTCGAGCTGGAGGCGCGCGAACGTGCCCGCACCGGCATCGCCAACCTGCGCGTGCAGTTCAACCGCGTGCACGGCTTCTACATCGAAGTCACGCAAGGTCAGGCCGCCAAGGTGCCGGACGACTACCGCCGCCGCCAGACGCTGAAGAACGCCGAGCGCTTCATCACGCCCGAGCTGAAGGCCTTTGAAGACAAGGCGCTGTCGGCGCAAGAGCGCGCGCTGGCCCGCGAAAAGTGGCTGTACGAGCAGCTGCTGGCCCAACTGCAGCCACACGTGCCGGCACTGACGCGCTTTGGCCGCGCGCTGGCCAGCCTGGACACGCTGGCGGCGCTGGCCGAACGGTCTCTGACGCTGGAATGGCACGCCCCCGAATTCGTGCGCGAACCGTGCATCGACATCCGCGGCGGGCGCCACCCGGTCGTGGAGGCGCGCCTGCAAGAGACCATGGGCGCGCCCTTCATCCCGAACGACACGGCGCTGGGCCCCAAGGCGCGCATGCAAATCATCACCGGCCCCAACATGGGCGGCAAAAGCACGTACATGCGGCAGGTGGCACTGATCGCGCTGCTGGCCAGCGTGGGCAGCTACGTGCCGGCCGCCAGTTGCCGCCTGGGCCCGCTTGACGCGATCCACACCCGCATCGGCGCAGCGGACGACCTGGCCAACGCGCAGTCCACCTTCATGCTGGAGATGACCGAGGCGGCGCAGATCCTGCACAGCGCCACCAGCCAGTCGCTGGTGCTGATGGACGAAATCGGCCGCGGCACCAGCACCTTCGACGGCCTGGCGCTGGCCAGCGGCATCGCCGCGTACCTGCACGACCGCACCCAGGCGTTCACCCTGTTCGCCACGCATTATTTCGAGCTGACCGAGTTTCCGGCCACGCACCACGCGGCTTTCAACGTCCATGTGAGCGCCGCCGACACCGCCGAGCGAGGCGGGCACGACATTGTTTTCCTGCACGAGTTGCAACCCGGCCCGGCCAGCCGCAGCTACGGCATTCAGGTGGCCAAGCTGGCCGGCGTGCCCGCGGCCGTGGTCAACCACGCGCGCCACGCCCTGGCCCGGCTGGAGGCGGGCGCCCAGCAAGCGCAGCGACAAGTCGATCTTTTCACGCCCCCGCCCGCCGAGGACACGGCGCGCGAGCCCAGCGCCGTAGAATCAGCCTTGACCGGGATCGACCCCGACGCCCTCACCCCGCGCGACGCGCTGGATACCCTGTACCGCTTGAAAAAGCTCGCCAGCGCGGGCTGA
- a CDS encoding FUSC family protein, translating into MSAPTLLERLAGWWGQRRKSTLRVVLSDYVLNGASSALGMFLVATIVYAFLGHEAAAVANVGVIATLAPDLVAPRRGKLAQMVVCPLIGVPLFAVVLALDGQSLALGLFLVPATFFVFLAMAWGKRGAPIAIGVMLAVVFAMSLPPPEGSHQVLLRTFYCALGSALYVVYSLIANAVLNGRYRTQMTADLLLAVAALLQAHARRVAPSEDGASQAADLDPDSPTGLGELLKRQSALADQLQATRDVVLETPNTPRRQQLAGMLVVVLEMRDHLVASELDLGRVRQAAGHGRALQEIADIYRQMADDVTSLADDLLLRRRPPVATDHREQLLSLRLPSGDSDQDVDPAVAERDALLRGVSFRMEHQNNAVRQLSLLARGEAPPDLSVVRNSWRLFVSPTDWSLQPFLAVWHWRQPALRHAVRAGLAVGTGYLVAELLPWGSHPYWILLTIVVVLRGSLAQTLERRNQRVAGTLIGSLLATGLLATHPPALVLLAAVTVSQGFAHAFALRRYVITAIAASVLGLVQAHMLHVGGSTTFAFFERVADTLLGSGIAWAFAYILPSWERGQISGLVRRVLKAMDRHARESLTAVQMQSIDTESELTWRLARREVYDALSALVQASARALAEPRAVQPPVALLEQLQGHSYQLLGQLSAIKSLLLLRRDRMQMDLIEQPLATAAARIEHALTLHAVNPAGAGGTSAVDLDASLPAVPETLPDPHQQDATPWLLRRLALSEALALRVQTDSQRVLTELNTKT; encoded by the coding sequence ATGAGCGCGCCTACGTTGCTTGAGCGCCTGGCGGGCTGGTGGGGCCAGCGACGCAAGAGCACGCTTCGCGTTGTGCTGAGCGACTACGTGCTCAACGGCGCCTCCAGCGCGCTGGGCATGTTTCTGGTCGCCACCATCGTCTACGCCTTTCTGGGGCATGAGGCGGCCGCCGTGGCCAACGTGGGCGTGATCGCCACGCTGGCTCCCGATCTGGTGGCCCCGCGCCGGGGCAAGCTGGCGCAGATGGTCGTCTGCCCACTGATCGGCGTGCCGCTGTTTGCCGTCGTGCTGGCGCTGGATGGCCAGTCGCTGGCGCTGGGGCTCTTCCTCGTGCCGGCCACGTTCTTCGTCTTTCTGGCGATGGCCTGGGGCAAGCGCGGCGCGCCGATCGCCATTGGCGTGATGCTGGCGGTGGTGTTTGCCATGTCGCTGCCGCCGCCCGAGGGCTCGCACCAGGTGCTGCTGCGCACCTTCTACTGCGCCCTGGGTTCGGCCCTGTACGTGGTGTATTCGCTGATCGCCAACGCGGTGCTGAACGGCCGCTACCGCACCCAGATGACGGCCGACCTGCTGCTGGCCGTCGCCGCCTTGCTGCAGGCCCACGCGCGGCGCGTGGCGCCCAGCGAAGACGGCGCCTCGCAGGCGGCTGATCTGGACCCCGATTCCCCCACCGGCCTGGGCGAGCTGCTCAAGCGCCAATCCGCCCTGGCCGACCAGCTGCAAGCCACGCGCGATGTGGTTCTTGAAACGCCCAACACCCCGCGGCGCCAGCAACTGGCCGGCATGCTGGTGGTGGTGCTGGAGATGCGCGACCACCTCGTGGCCAGCGAGCTGGATCTCGGCCGGGTCCGTCAAGCCGCGGGTCACGGCCGTGCGTTGCAGGAAATTGCCGATATTTATCGGCAGATGGCAGACGATGTTACCAGTCTGGCCGACGACCTGCTGCTGCGCCGGCGCCCGCCCGTCGCTACCGACCACCGTGAGCAGTTGCTGAGCCTGCGCCTGCCGTCCGGCGACAGCGATCAAGACGTGGACCCCGCCGTGGCCGAGCGAGACGCCCTGCTGCGCGGCGTGAGCTTTCGCATGGAGCACCAGAACAACGCCGTGCGGCAGCTCAGCCTGCTGGCGCGCGGCGAGGCGCCGCCGGACCTATCGGTGGTGCGCAACAGCTGGCGGCTGTTCGTCAGCCCCACCGATTGGTCGCTGCAACCCTTTCTGGCCGTCTGGCATTGGCGCCAACCCGCCTTGCGCCACGCCGTGCGTGCCGGGCTGGCGGTGGGCACGGGCTACCTGGTGGCCGAGCTGCTGCCGTGGGGCTCTCACCCGTACTGGATATTGCTGACGATCGTCGTCGTGCTGCGCGGCAGCCTGGCGCAGACACTGGAACGCCGCAACCAGCGTGTGGCCGGCACGCTGATCGGCAGTCTGCTGGCCACTGGGCTGCTGGCCACGCACCCGCCCGCGCTGGTGCTGCTGGCGGCGGTCACCGTGTCCCAAGGCTTTGCGCACGCCTTTGCGCTGCGGCGCTACGTGATCACCGCCATCGCGGCTTCGGTGCTGGGCCTTGTACAGGCGCACATGCTGCACGTAGGCGGCAGCACCACGTTCGCCTTTTTCGAGCGCGTGGCCGATACGCTGCTCGGCTCGGGCATTGCGTGGGCGTTTGCGTACATCCTGCCCTCGTGGGAAAGGGGCCAGATCTCCGGGCTGGTGCGGCGCGTGCTGAAGGCGATGGACCGCCACGCCCGTGAATCGTTGACGGCCGTGCAGATGCAGTCGATCGACACCGAATCCGAGCTGACCTGGCGCCTGGCCCGGCGCGAGGTGTACGACGCGCTGTCGGCCCTCGTGCAGGCCAGCGCCCGTGCCCTGGCCGAACCCCGCGCCGTGCAACCGCCGGTCGCCCTGCTTGAGCAGCTGCAAGGCCACAGCTACCAATTGCTGGGGCAGCTGAGCGCCATCAAGTCGCTGCTGCTGCTGCGCCGCGACCGCATGCAGATGGACTTGATCGAGCAGCCTCTGGCCACCGCCGCCGCGCGCATCGAACACGCGTTGACGCTGCACGCAGTCAACCCTGCCGGCGCCGGGGGCACATCAGCGGTCGATCTGGATGCATCCCTGCCCGCCGTGCCCGAAACCCTGCCCGATCCGCACCAGCAAGACGCCACGCCCTGGCTGCTGCGCCGCCTTGCCCTGTCAGAAGCGCTGGCCCTGCGTGTGCAAACCGACTCGCAGCGCGTGCTGACCGAGCTGAACACCAAGACCTGA
- the greB gene encoding transcription elongation factor GreB, with protein MNKAFTRERDGEEEDDDVALPPLPAGGKNYITPAGYARLRGELLTLIDDERPKVVEAVHWAAKNGDRSENGDYLYGKKRLREIDRRIRFLTKRLEIAEVTDPSVHHGGDQVFFGATVTYAGDEGEERTVTIKGIDEAESAQGEVSWISPIARTLLRAKLGDTLQLPTPAGTREIEVLAVEYPLPQADA; from the coding sequence ATGAACAAGGCATTCACCCGCGAGCGCGACGGCGAGGAAGAGGACGACGACGTCGCGCTGCCGCCACTGCCCGCCGGGGGCAAGAACTACATCACGCCAGCGGGTTACGCGCGCCTGCGCGGCGAGTTGCTGACGCTGATCGACGACGAGCGGCCCAAGGTGGTCGAAGCGGTGCACTGGGCCGCCAAGAACGGCGACCGCAGTGAAAACGGCGACTATCTGTACGGCAAGAAACGCCTGCGTGAAATCGACCGGCGCATCCGCTTTCTGACCAAGCGCCTGGAGATCGCCGAGGTGACCGACCCCAGCGTGCACCATGGGGGCGATCAAGTCTTCTTCGGCGCCACGGTGACCTATGCCGGCGACGAGGGCGAAGAGCGCACGGTGACGATCAAAGGTATCGACGAGGCCGAGAGTGCGCAAGGCGAGGTGAGCTGGATCAGCCCCATTGCCCGCACCTTGCTGCGCGCCAAACTGGGCGACACGCTGCAGCTGCCCACGCCGGCGGGTACGCGCGAGATCGAGGTGCTGGCGGTGGAATACCCACTGCCGCAGGCCGATGCCTGA
- a CDS encoding RelA/SpoT family protein — protein sequence MSTVLPPLDQPLAAANAAAASFAALESKLDYLAPDDVELVRRAYRFADQAHLGQMRHSGEPYITHPIAVAAQCAEWKLDAHALMAALLHDAMEDCGVTKADLIEQFGPSVADLVDGLTKLDKLQFSTREEGQAESFRKMLLAMARDVRVILIKLADRTHNMRTMGDMPRSKWGRISAETQEIYAPIAHRLGLNQTYRELQDLAFRHMKPWRYSVLSKAVTKARQRRRDLIQKVQQEVQGALSQAGLSARIVGREKTLHSIYTKMDDKHLSFAQVNDLYGVRVIVPHVVDCYTAMGLLHQLYKPVPGRFKDYIAMPKVNGYQSLHTTLVGPASVNVEFQIRTEAMDLVAEAGVAAHWLYKVNQEEPSDELGTQWLQSLLDIQNETRDATEFWDHIKVDLVPDAVYVFTPKGQIMALPQGATVVDFAYAIHSNVGDHAVGAKVNGEQVPLRSELANGDVIEIVTAPVSTPNPAWLGFVRTGRARSRIRSHLKSLAQDESRDLGEKLLAQALRAEGMGQLPGHEKTEKPLWDKLLRFTGNRSHDEMMTDIGLGKRSANMVAKRLVTLLAAEGVKPDALMLTRERFTAHESLSQGAVILDGAENMSVKYATCCRPVPGDGVLGYLGRGEGLVVHTDECAVARRLQHKDAERFITVAWADEPVRLFEAGIVVTVVNGKGVLARVAAALVSAEADIVHLGMTDESAQEALDLRFVITVRDVTHLDTVLRHLKRTQSVLRAARIMPAGSA from the coding sequence ATGAGCACAGTGCTGCCCCCACTGGACCAACCTTTGGCCGCCGCGAATGCGGCCGCCGCCAGCTTTGCCGCGCTCGAAAGCAAGCTGGATTACCTGGCGCCAGACGATGTCGAGTTGGTGCGCCGCGCCTACCGTTTTGCCGACCAGGCCCATCTGGGCCAGATGCGCCACAGCGGCGAGCCCTACATCACCCACCCCATCGCCGTGGCGGCGCAGTGCGCCGAATGGAAGCTGGACGCCCACGCCCTGATGGCCGCCCTGCTGCACGACGCCATGGAAGACTGCGGCGTGACCAAGGCCGACCTGATCGAGCAGTTCGGCCCATCGGTGGCCGATCTGGTGGACGGGCTGACCAAGCTGGACAAGCTGCAGTTCAGCACGCGCGAAGAAGGCCAGGCCGAATCGTTTCGCAAGATGCTGCTGGCGATGGCGCGCGACGTGCGCGTCATCCTCATCAAGCTGGCCGACCGCACCCACAACATGCGCACCATGGGCGACATGCCGCGCAGCAAGTGGGGGCGCATCAGTGCCGAAACGCAAGAGATCTACGCGCCCATCGCCCACAGGCTGGGCTTGAACCAGACCTACCGCGAGTTGCAGGACCTGGCCTTCCGCCACATGAAACCGTGGCGCTACAGTGTGTTGTCGAAGGCGGTCACCAAGGCGCGCCAGCGCCGCCGCGACCTGATCCAGAAAGTGCAGCAGGAGGTGCAGGGCGCGCTGAGCCAGGCAGGCCTGAGCGCGCGCATCGTCGGGCGCGAGAAAACGCTGCATTCCATCTACACCAAGATGGACGACAAGCACCTTTCTTTCGCGCAGGTCAATGATTTGTACGGCGTGCGCGTCATCGTGCCGCACGTGGTGGATTGCTACACCGCCATGGGCCTGCTGCACCAGCTCTACAAGCCAGTGCCCGGCCGCTTCAAGGACTACATTGCCATGCCCAAGGTCAATGGCTACCAGTCCTTGCACACCACGCTGGTCGGCCCGGCCAGCGTGAACGTCGAATTCCAGATCCGCACCGAGGCGATGGACTTGGTGGCCGAGGCCGGTGTGGCCGCGCACTGGCTCTACAAAGTCAACCAGGAAGAGCCCAGCGACGAGCTGGGCACGCAGTGGTTGCAGTCGCTGCTGGACATCCAGAACGAAACGCGCGATGCGACCGAGTTCTGGGACCACATCAAGGTCGATCTGGTGCCCGATGCGGTCTATGTCTTCACGCCCAAGGGGCAGATCATGGCGCTGCCGCAAGGCGCCACCGTGGTCGATTTCGCCTACGCCATTCACAGCAATGTGGGTGACCACGCCGTGGGCGCCAAGGTCAATGGCGAGCAGGTGCCGCTGCGCAGCGAGCTGGCCAACGGCGACGTGATCGAGATCGTCACCGCGCCCGTCTCCACGCCCAACCCGGCCTGGCTGGGCTTCGTGCGTACCGGGCGCGCGCGTTCGCGCATCCGCAGCCACTTGAAAAGCCTGGCGCAGGACGAATCGCGCGACCTGGGCGAGAAGCTGTTGGCGCAAGCCCTGCGCGCCGAGGGCATGGGCCAGCTGCCGGGGCACGAAAAGACCGAAAAGCCCTTGTGGGACAAGCTGTTGCGCTTCACAGGCAACCGCTCGCACGACGAGATGATGACCGACATCGGCCTGGGCAAGCGCAGCGCCAACATGGTCGCCAAGCGCCTCGTCACCCTGTTGGCGGCTGAGGGCGTGAAGCCCGACGCGCTGATGCTGACGCGCGAACGCTTCACCGCGCACGAGAGCCTGTCGCAAGGCGCCGTGATTCTGGACGGTGCCGAGAACATGTCGGTGAAGTACGCCACCTGCTGCCGCCCCGTGCCGGGCGACGGCGTGCTGGGCTACCTGGGCCGCGGCGAAGGCCTGGTGGTACACACCGACGAATGCGCGGTGGCGCGCCGCCTGCAGCACAAGGACGCCGAGCGCTTCATCACCGTGGCATGGGCCGACGAGCCCGTGCGCCTGTTCGAGGCGGGCATCGTCGTCACCGTGGTCAACGGCAAGGGCGTGCTGGCGCGCGTGGCCGCCGCCTTGGTCAGCGCCGAGGCGGACATCGTGCACCTGGGCATGACGGACGAAAGCGCCCAAGAGGCGCTGGATCTGCGCTTCGTCATCACCGTGCGCGATGTGACGCACCTGGACACGGTGCTGCGGCACCTCAAGCGCACGCAGTCTGTGTTGCGCGCCGCGCGCATCATGCCGGCGGGCAGCGCCTGA
- the rpoZ gene encoding DNA-directed RNA polymerase subunit omega translates to MARITVEDCLEQIPNRFQLVLAATYRARMLSQGHTPKIEARNKPAVTALREIAAGKVGLEMLKKVS, encoded by the coding sequence ATGGCCCGCATCACCGTCGAAGACTGCCTCGAACAAATCCCCAACCGCTTTCAGCTGGTTCTGGCCGCAACGTACCGCGCCCGCATGCTGAGCCAGGGCCATACGCCCAAGATCGAAGCGCGCAACAAGCCGGCCGTGACCGCGCTGCGCGAAATCGCCGCAGGCAAGGTTGGCCTGGAAATGCTGAAAAAAGTCTCCTGA
- the gmk gene encoding guanylate kinase, translating into MDYPGNLFVVAAPSGTGKSSLVKALMEVDAGVKPSVSHTTRAPRGQEKDGREYFFIDNAAFDGMIARGDFLEWALVHGNRYGTSRRAIEERIGSGGDVVLEIDWQGALQIKRLFPDAILVFVLPPSLDELRARLIRRGEDAPDVIELRLRNASDELEQAENFDFVIINEIFERALFDLKAIVHAQRLKYIAQRRARPETFQALNIH; encoded by the coding sequence ATGGACTATCCCGGAAATCTCTTTGTGGTGGCGGCGCCCAGCGGCACCGGCAAATCCAGCCTGGTCAAGGCGTTGATGGAAGTGGACGCGGGGGTCAAGCCCTCGGTGTCGCACACCACGCGCGCGCCGCGCGGGCAGGAAAAGGATGGGCGCGAATACTTCTTCATCGACAACGCGGCGTTTGACGGCATGATTGCGCGCGGCGATTTTCTGGAATGGGCGCTGGTGCACGGCAACCGCTACGGCACCTCGCGCCGCGCCATCGAAGAACGCATCGGCAGCGGCGGCGACGTGGTGCTGGAGATCGACTGGCAGGGCGCGCTGCAGATCAAGCGCCTTTTCCCCGATGCGATCCTCGTCTTCGTGCTGCCGCCCAGTCTGGACGAGTTGCGCGCGCGCCTGATTCGCCGCGGCGAAGACGCGCCGGATGTGATCGAGCTGCGTCTGCGCAACGCCAGCGACGAGCTGGAACAGGCCGAAAACTTCGACTTCGTTATAATCAACGAGATATTTGAACGCGCGCTTTTCGACCTGAAAGCCATCGTGCACGCCCAGCGCCTGAAATACATCGCCCAGCGCCGCGCACGGCCCGAAACGTTCCAAGCCCTCAACATTCACTGA
- a CDS encoding DUF938 domain-containing protein: protein MDLPYSPAADRNRDPILAALRPLLAEHGRALEIASGTGQHIAHFAAELPGWHWQPTDLGDALFGAIAERTQHLPNVAAPRRLDVLSDAWPSDGPPFSPSGQALFDLVFCANMLHIAPWACTPALMRGAARHLAPGGWLVTYGPYLEADVPTAPSNLAFDADLRARQPDWGLRQREDVNREARAAGLAPVHRVALPANNLLLAFRRD from the coding sequence ATGGACCTGCCCTACAGCCCCGCCGCCGACCGCAATCGCGACCCCATCCTCGCGGCGCTGCGCCCGCTGCTGGCCGAGCACGGGCGCGCGCTGGAGATCGCCAGCGGCACGGGCCAGCACATCGCCCACTTTGCAGCCGAGCTGCCCGGCTGGCACTGGCAGCCCACCGACCTGGGCGATGCGCTGTTCGGCGCCATCGCAGAGCGCACCCAACACCTGCCCAACGTGGCCGCCCCGCGTCGGCTGGATGTGCTGAGCGATGCCTGGCCCAGCGACGGGCCGCCGTTTTCGCCAAGCGGCCAGGCGCTGTTCGACCTGGTGTTTTGCGCCAACATGCTGCACATCGCGCCCTGGGCCTGCACCCCCGCGCTGATGCGCGGCGCCGCCCGGCACCTGGCGCCCGGCGGCTGGCTGGTCACCTACGGGCCCTACCTTGAAGCGGACGTGCCCACGGCGCCGTCCAACCTCGCTTTTGACGCCGACCTGCGCGCGCGACAGCCCGATTGGGGACTGCGCCAGCGCGAAGACGTGAACCGTGAGGCGCGCGCGGCGGGCCTGGCACCCGTGCACCGCGTGGCGCTGCCCGCCAACAACCTGCTGCTGGCCTTTCGCCGCGACTGA
- a CDS encoding LLM class flavin-dependent oxidoreductase produces the protein MSKPLRDIAFSMLDLVPVREGRSVADALAVSLQTAQHAERLGFTRYWLAEHHNMASIASSATAVLIGHVAGGTQRIRVGSGGVMLPNHPPLVVAEAFGTLAELYPGRIDLGLGRAPGTDPMTMRALRRDRVETVDDFPREVSELQHLLGDVQPGQKLIANPGAGTHVPIWLLGSSLFSAQLAAERGLPYAFASHFAPAMLLQAIDMYRRHFKPSPTLAKPYVMIGVPLIAAPTDDEAQYLASSIFQRVLGILRGTRGVLMPPQPDFLQQLNAQEKAAIADFLACAVIGSPATVRRGLQALAHQTGCDEMMFTCDVYDPALRLRSLDIAAQVRQDSAAAGAG, from the coding sequence ATGAGCAAACCCCTTCGCGACATCGCCTTCTCCATGCTGGATCTCGTGCCCGTGCGCGAGGGCCGCAGCGTGGCCGACGCCTTGGCCGTTTCGCTGCAGACCGCGCAGCACGCCGAGCGGCTGGGCTTCACCCGCTATTGGCTGGCCGAGCACCACAACATGGCCTCGATCGCCTCGTCGGCCACGGCGGTGCTGATCGGCCACGTGGCCGGTGGCACCCAGCGCATCCGCGTCGGCTCTGGCGGCGTGATGCTGCCCAACCACCCGCCTCTGGTGGTGGCCGAGGCCTTCGGCACGCTGGCCGAGCTGTACCCGGGCCGCATCGACTTGGGCCTGGGCCGTGCGCCAGGCACCGACCCGATGACCATGCGCGCCCTGCGCCGCGACCGCGTGGAAACCGTGGACGACTTCCCGCGTGAAGTCAGCGAGCTGCAGCACCTGCTGGGCGACGTGCAGCCCGGCCAGAAGCTGATCGCCAACCCCGGCGCGGGCACGCACGTGCCCATCTGGCTGCTGGGCTCCAGCCTGTTTTCGGCGCAACTGGCGGCCGAGCGCGGCCTGCCCTACGCGTTTGCGTCGCACTTTGCGCCCGCCATGCTGCTGCAGGCCATCGACATGTACCGGCGACACTTCAAGCCGTCGCCCACGCTGGCCAAGCCCTACGTGATGATTGGCGTGCCGCTGATCGCCGCACCCACCGACGACGAAGCGCAGTACCTGGCCAGCAGCATCTTCCAGCGCGTGCTGGGCATCCTGCGCGGCACGCGCGGCGTGCTGATGCCGCCGCAGCCCGACTTCCTGCAGCAGCTGAACGCGCAGGAAAAGGCCGCCATCGCCGACTTCCTCGCCTGCGCGGTGATCGGCTCGCCCGCCACCGTGCGCCGAGGCTTGCAGGCGCTGGCCCATCAGACTGGCTGCGACGAAATGATGTTCACCTGCGACGTGTACGACCCGGCGCTGCGGCTGCGCTCGCTGGACATCGCGGCGCAGGTGCGGCAAGACAGCGCTGCTGCAGGCGCGGGCTGA
- a CDS encoding flavin reductase family protein, whose product MSRPATVHPVELAQAYRLINTGASVFITSAHGAQRDVMACAWNMALDFSPAKLAVCIDKHTFTRQLVDSSGEFALCVPRAAQADLLTTVGSTSARDTARHDKFSAYGIDYFAGTHVAAPLVADCIGWLECKVIATPAVQEAHDLFIAEAVAAWADERAFAHGKYLPLGDTPPTWRTLHHLGAGNFLVPGEQLKAKTLASLVPQPA is encoded by the coding sequence ATGTCACGACCTGCCACTGTCCACCCTGTCGAGCTTGCCCAGGCGTACCGCCTGATCAACACGGGCGCATCGGTTTTCATCACCTCCGCCCACGGCGCCCAGCGCGACGTGATGGCCTGCGCCTGGAACATGGCGCTGGACTTTTCCCCAGCCAAACTCGCCGTGTGCATCGACAAGCACACCTTCACCCGCCAGTTGGTCGATTCCAGCGGCGAATTCGCCCTGTGCGTGCCCCGCGCGGCGCAGGCCGACTTGCTGACCACCGTCGGCTCGACCAGCGCGCGCGACACCGCGCGGCACGACAAGTTCAGCGCCTACGGCATCGACTATTTCGCCGGCACGCACGTGGCCGCGCCGCTGGTGGCCGACTGCATCGGCTGGCTGGAATGCAAGGTGATCGCCACGCCCGCCGTGCAAGAAGCGCACGACCTTTTCATCGCCGAAGCCGTGGCCGCGTGGGCCGATGAGCGCGCCTTCGCCCACGGCAAATACCTGCCGCTGGGCGACACGCCGCCCACTTGGCGCACGCTGCACCACTTGGGCGCGGGCAACTTCCTGGTGCCGGGCGAGCAGCTCAAGGCCAAGACGCTGGCCAGCCTGGTGCCGCAACCCGCCTGA